A single region of the Sciurus carolinensis chromosome 16, mSciCar1.2, whole genome shotgun sequence genome encodes:
- the Cmtm3 gene encoding CKLF-like MARVEL transmembrane domain-containing protein 3 isoform X2 — protein MWPPDPDPDPEPEPAGGSRPGAAVPGLRALLPARAFLCSLKGRLLLAESGLSFITFICYVVSSASAFLTVPLLEFLLALYFLFADAMQLNDKWQGLCWPMMVFGFFATIVFAIDFYLIFNNVAKFLKQGDTTEENTAQRAEEENSDSDSD, from the exons ATGTGGCCCCCGGACCCCGACCCGGACCCGGAGCCTGAGCCCGCGGGCGGCTCCCGGCCTGGCGCGGCGGTCCCCGGGCTCCGCGCCCTGCTGCCGGCGCGCGCCTTCCTCTGCTCGCTCAAAGGCCGCCTCCTGCTGGCGGAGTCG GGTCTCTCCTTCATCACCTTCATCTGCTATGTGGTATCCTCAGCGTCCGCCTTCCTCACAGTGCCTCTGCTGGAGTTTCTGCTGGCCCTCTACTTCCTCTTTGCTGATGCCATGCAACTGAACGACAAGTGGCAGGGCTTGTGCTGGCCTATGATG GTTTTTGGCTTCTTTGCTACCATTGTGTTTGCAATTGACTTCTACCTGATCTTCAACAATGTGGCCAAATTCCTTAAACAAGGAGACACCACAGAGGAGAACACGGCCCAGAGGGCAGAAG AGGAGAATTCCGACTCTGACTCCGACTGA
- the Cmtm3 gene encoding CKLF-like MARVEL transmembrane domain-containing protein 3 isoform X1 has product MWPPDPDPDPEPEPAGGSRPGAAVPGLRALLPARAFLCSLKGRLLLAESGLSFITFICYVVSSASAFLTVPLLEFLLALYFLFADAMQLNDKWQGLCWPMMDFLRCVTAALIYFVISITAVAKYSDGAYRAAGVFGFFATIVFAIDFYLIFNNVAKFLKQGDTTEENTAQRAEEENSDSDSD; this is encoded by the exons ATGTGGCCCCCGGACCCCGACCCGGACCCGGAGCCTGAGCCCGCGGGCGGCTCCCGGCCTGGCGCGGCGGTCCCCGGGCTCCGCGCCCTGCTGCCGGCGCGCGCCTTCCTCTGCTCGCTCAAAGGCCGCCTCCTGCTGGCGGAGTCG GGTCTCTCCTTCATCACCTTCATCTGCTATGTGGTATCCTCAGCGTCCGCCTTCCTCACAGTGCCTCTGCTGGAGTTTCTGCTGGCCCTCTACTTCCTCTTTGCTGATGCCATGCAACTGAACGACAAGTGGCAGGGCTTGTGCTGGCCTATGATG GACTTCCTGCGCTGTGTCACCGCTGCCCTCATCTACTTCGTCATTTCCATCACAGCTGTCGCCAAATACTCAGATGGGGCTTACAGAGCAGCCGGG GTTTTTGGCTTCTTTGCTACCATTGTGTTTGCAATTGACTTCTACCTGATCTTCAACAATGTGGCCAAATTCCTTAAACAAGGAGACACCACAGAGGAGAACACGGCCCAGAGGGCAGAAG AGGAGAATTCCGACTCTGACTCCGACTGA
- the Cmtm2 gene encoding CKLF-like MARVEL transmembrane domain-containing protein 2, which translates to MAPKKEEPKDQVGTRTGLRRYKWEFKSSNKEFWLMGHAEVKLISVGCLFGAMAYFNATPVHPALTLLITMELFIFFFFFLINTLAIQRYLSFIMWPVSDLINDLCCFGFLVGGIVFAVNSREIMPLEYIIALGLMGVAAFFAIVDICLQRKHFSKKGPPIVPPEPKK; encoded by the exons ATGGCCCCGAAGAAGGAAGAGCCCAAGGACCAAGTGGGCACAAGGACAGGACTTCGCCGCTACAAGTGGGAATTCAAAAGCAGCAATAAAGAGTTCTGGCTCATGGGACACGCAGAGGTCAAGCTCATCAGCGTG GGCTGCCTGTTTGGGGCAATGGCATACTTCAACGCAACCCCCGTGCACCCAGCCTTGACTCTCCTCATTACTATGGagttgttcatctttttcttcttctttctcatcAACACCCTTGCCATCCAAAGATACCTGTCCTTCATCATGTGGCCCGTTTCT GACCTCATCAACGACCTGTGCTGCTTCGGGTTCCTTGTGGGAGGCATAGTATTTGCTGTGAACAGTCGAGAAATAATGCCATTGGAGTACATCATTGCTTTG GGCCTTATGGGTGTGGCAGCATTTTTTGCTATTGTTGATATCTGTCTTCAAAGAAAACACTTCAGCAAGAAGGGCCCGCCGATAGTTCCTCCAGAACCAAAGAAATGA